A genomic region of Micropterus dolomieu isolate WLL.071019.BEF.003 ecotype Adirondacks linkage group LG11, ASM2129224v1, whole genome shotgun sequence contains the following coding sequences:
- the zfp36l1a gene encoding mRNA decay activator protein ZFP36L1a — MTTAVVSPFFDFEVMNKNNKLLSYNHNLGAPHPISVPCTGTNVPISSPTGALLDRKAVGSPSVGGVYQRRHSVSSTKFSQNQFLNSLKAADHSSLISGVGNNKENRLRDRSFSETGERLLNKCLGPASPTNGGSQVNSSRYKTELCRPFEENGSCKYGDKCQFAHGIHELRSLSRHPKYKTELCRTFHTIGFCPYGPRCHFIHNAEERRGPPQQCSPLNSSNKMERPRLQHSYSFAGFSNSAGLRDSPTSVTPPPMFFPDEVPDWPSSNPFTYSSQELANLFGPSLSAGPVGTEPNTPAPPSPTSTPYYFRPMLESPQMFESPSSPPDSLSDQEGYQSSSGGSLSGSESPTLDTTRRLPIFSRLSISDD, encoded by the exons ATGACCACAGCTGTGGTTTCGCCTTTCTTCGACTTCGAAGTAATGAAcaag aacAACAAACTGCTCAGCTACAACCACAACCTGGGTGCTCCCCATCCCATCTCTGTCCCTTGCACTGGCACCAATGTGCCCATCTCCAGCCCCACCGGAGCCCTGCTGGACAGGAAGGCGGTGGGATCTCCCTCAGTGGGAGGTGTGTACCAGCGGCGGCactctgtcagcagcacaaAGTTCAGCCAGAATCAGTTCCTGAACAGCCTGAAGGCAGCGGACCACTCCTCACTCATCTCAGGGGTTGGTAACAACAAGGAGAATCGTCTGCGAGACCGCTCCTTCTCTGAGACGGGTGAGAGGCTCCTCAATAAGTGCCTGGGCCCTGCCAGTCCCACCAATGGCGGCAGCCAAGTGAACTCCAGCCGTTACAAGACCGAGCTTTGCAGGCCCTTTGAGGAGAATGGCTCCTGCAAGTATGGTGACAAATGCCAGTTTGCTCATGGAATCCATGAACTGCGCAGCCTGAGCCGCCATCCCAAATACAAAACTGAGCTGTGCCGCACCTTCCACACCATTGGATTCTGTCCATACGGGCCACGCTGCCATTTCATCCACAATGCTGAGGAGCGCCGTGGACCTCCCCAGCAGTGCTCCCCTCTTAACTCTTCCAACAAGATGGAGAGGCCTCGACTGCAGCACAGCTACAGCTTTGCAGGCTTCTCCAACTCAGCTGGGCTGAGAGATAGCCCCACCTCGGTCACCCCCCCACCCATGTTCTTCCCTGATGAGGTCCCTGACTGGCCCAGCAGTAACCCCTTCACCTACTCCAGCCAGGAGCTGGCCAACCTGTTTGGGCCCAGTCTCAGTGCCGGTCCTGTAGGCACAGAGCCCAACACCCCTGCACCTCCCTCTCCAACAAGCACGCCTTACTATTTCAGACCCATGTTGGAGTCCCCTCAGATGTTTGAGTCTCCATCCAGCCCTCCCGACTCTCTGTCAGACCAAGAGGGCTACCAGAGCAGCTCTGGAGGCAGCCTGAGTGGCTCGGAGTCCCCCACGCTGGACACCACCCGCCGCCTTCCCATCTTCAGCCGCCTCTCCATCTCTGATGATTAG